GTTTTTTAAATGTGCTGGTCCATCGGCTGCCCCTGATGCTGGCGCAGCGCTGGCGCCAGGAGTGCGCGGACTATATGGGCCTGCCCATCCCCGACGCCGCCGGGCTCAGCTTGCGCCATCCGCGTTCGCATTGCCCTTCCTGCCTCGCCCCTCTGCGCGCCTGGCAGCTGATTCCTTTGTTGAGCTATGTGCTGCTGCGCGGCGAATGCGCCGCCTGCGGCGCCAGAATCAGCTTGCGCTACCCCCTTGTGGAAACCGCCTTCGGCTTGGCGTCCGCCTGGATAGGCTGGCGCCATGGGCTAGATGGGCGCGCGCTGGCGGAAATGACTTTTCTATTTCTGCTGGCCGCCCTGGCCCTCATCGACCACGATGCCCAGCTGCTGCCCGATGTTCTGACTCAAGCGCTGCTCTGGCTAGGCCTGGCGTGCAATATTCCAGCGTTATTCGCGCCGCTGCGGGACGCGGTCCTCGGCGCCATGGCCGGCTACTTGGCCATGTGGGCGATAGCGGCCGCCTTTCAGGCTTGCGCGGGAAAAAGCGGCCTGGGCAGAGGGGATTGGAAGTTGATGGCGGGAATGGGCGCCTGGCTGGGATGGCAGACTATCCCGTTGATCATCGCGCTCGGCGCCCTCAGCAGCGCCATCTACGGCGGCGCGAGAATCCAGCTCAAACGCATCGATGGCAGCCATCCGCAGGCATTTGGCCCGCACCTGATC
The Chromobacterium sp. IIBBL 290-4 DNA segment above includes these coding regions:
- a CDS encoding A24 family peptidase, yielding MKHSLKNLACLSSLIAALLAAFSWLGLNASPAGKSAAALLLLGMALGSFLNVLVHRLPLMLAQRWRQECADYMGLPIPDAAGLSLRHPRSHCPSCLAPLRAWQLIPLLSYVLLRGECAACGARISLRYPLVETAFGLASAWIGWRHGLDGRALAEMTFLFLLAALALIDHDAQLLPDVLTQALLWLGLACNIPALFAPLRDAVLGAMAGYLAMWAIAAAFQACAGKSGLGRGDWKLMAGMGAWLGWQTIPLIIALGALSSAIYGGARIQLKRIDGSHPQAFGPHLIAACLIAHWKGKEILAWYLGLAMSF